The DNA window GTCCTGCCACTCGGCCACGGTGCGGCGCAATGCCGCATCCCCGTGCAGCCAGCCTTCGAAGCGGCGCCGTGCGCCGCCGCGCAGCGTGCCGAGCACGTATTCGCCCGCCAGGCGGTCGCACAGGTCGGGATGGTCGCGGTGGTTCATGCGACCTCCCCGCGCGTGAGACACGTCTTGAGCTTGTCCAGGCCGCGGCGGATCCACGTCTTGACGGTGCCCAGTGGCAGCGCCAGCTGCTGCGCCACTTCGCCGTGGGTCAGGTCATGGAAGAACGCCAGGCCGATCGCCTGCCGGTGGCGGCGCTCCAGCGTGTCCATGCAGCGCGCCAGTGCCTGCGCGTCCACCGAGCATTGGTGCGCCTCGGCCGGCCCGTTGGCCGTTGCGGCCAGCGCTTCGACCACGTCGCGGTCGAAGGCCGCGGCATCGATTTCCACCGTGCCTTCATCGCCCTGGCGGCGGCGCACGTCGAGCGCCTTGTTGCGCACGATCGTTGCCATCCATGTCATCGGCGCGGCCAGGCCAGGCTGGTAAGTGGCGGCTGCGTGCCAGATGGCCACGAAGCCATCCTGCAACGCCTCTTCGGCCAGCTCGTGCTTGTGCAATACGCGCAGCGCGAAGCCGAACAGTTTCGGTGACGTGGCATCGTACAGTGCACGGAACGCGTGGGCGTCGTGGCGGGCGGTGTCGCGCAGCAGTGCGCGTAACTGGTCGGGATCGGTGTGGGCGTCGTAGGGCACGGGGGCCTTGTGCTGGTAATGGAGGGTGATAACATTTTTGTAAGTTCAGGGTAACGCGGTTCGCCCGGCCCGGCAAGCACTGGCACGCTTTACAATGGCCGCCTCTCATTCCGATCGGAGCCTGCATGCGCCTCTTTTCCCTTGCCGCCCTGGCCTGCCTCGCATCCCCGGGCGCGTTGTTTGCCCAACCCTTGGCCCAGCCTGCAGCCCAACCCGCGACCGTGCGCGTCGACTACCTCCACAGCGGCAATGCGCTGTCGGAAGGGTATGCGCTGGACCGCGTGGTGATCGAACCGCTGCCGTGGCCGGGCGACATGACGCGCACGCTGGACGACACGGACCGGGGCATCAACAAGGTCGAAGTGGTCGACGCGAAAACGGGCAGGCTGCTGTACTCGCGCGGCTTCTCGACCGTGTTCGGCGAATGGAAGACCACGGAAGAAGCGGCGAAGGCCACGCGCGCGTTCGGCGAATCGGTGCGCTTCCCGAAGCCCGATGCGCCGGTCAGGGTGCGCATCCTGAAACGGGACGAGCGCAACCAGTTCTCGATCGTGTGGACGGCCGACATCGACACCGATGCGCTCGACGTCGTGCGCAAGCAGCCGCCGGCGCCGGCGAAACCGATACCGATCCGCGTCAGCGGCCCATCGCCGGCGAAGGTCGACCTGCTCATCCTCGGCGATGGCTACACGCAGGCCGAGCTGGGGAAATTCGAACGGACGGCGAAGAAGCTGGCCGATTACCTGTTCACCGTGTCGCCTTTCAAGGAACGGGCGCAGGATTTCAACGTGTGGGGCCTGGCGGTCCCCACGGAAGCCTCGGGGTGAGCCGGCCGTCGACGGGCACGCACCATGCCTCCGCGCTGAACACGCGCTACGATATCTTCGGCAGCGAGCGCTACGTGCTGACGACCGATAACCGCGCACTGCGCGACATCGCCCAGCATGCGCCATACGAGTTCATCGAAATCCTCGTCAAC is part of the Pseudoduganella lutea genome and encodes:
- a CDS encoding sigma-70 family RNA polymerase sigma factor, translated to MPYDAHTDPDQLRALLRDTARHDAHAFRALYDATSPKLFGFALRVLHKHELAEEALQDGFVAIWHAAATYQPGLAAPMTWMATIVRNKALDVRRRQGDEGTVEIDAAAFDRDVVEALAATANGPAEAHQCSVDAQALARCMDTLERRHRQAIGLAFFHDLTHGEVAQQLALPLGTVKTWIRRGLDKLKTCLTRGEVA